In a single window of the Olivibacter sp. SDN3 genome:
- a CDS encoding helix-turn-helix domain-containing protein has translation MKNKREMDKHYGEIIEKVMRRNGYSISEAARLINVNRRSIYNWFEQPRLKEDTIFKIGCALRYDFSKEFPELFKSEDFQKAFERNSWGEKVNMAEEDEKISYWKDKYISLLEQYNAMLTSQGQNNNLSTFRYAR, from the coding sequence ATGAAAAATAAAAGAGAAATGGACAAGCATTATGGTGAAATCATCGAGAAGGTGATGAGAAGAAATGGCTATAGCATAAGTGAGGCTGCCAGATTAATTAATGTTAACAGACGTTCTATCTACAATTGGTTTGAACAACCAAGGTTAAAGGAAGATACTATCTTTAAAATTGGATGTGCTCTTCGTTACGACTTCTCAAAGGAGTTTCCAGAGTTATTCAAGAGTGAAGATTTTCAGAAGGCCTTCGAAAGAAATTCGTGGGGCGAAAAAGTGAATATGGCAGAGGAAGATGAAAAAATCAGTTACTGGAAAGATAAGTATATCTCCTTGTTGGAGCAATATAATGCAATGCTTACTTCCCAAGGGCAAAATAATAATCTTTCGACGTTTCGTTATGCACGTTGA